One Sulfitobacter sp. M39 genomic window, AACAAGATCCCGATTGATGACGCCGCAGAGGCAGTTTTTGATTGGCTGCTGGTCAACGCCGGTTGGCTGTTCGACGGGCTGGCCGTCGCGATGGAGTGGTTGATTGACGCGATCCTCTGGGTGCTGCAAACGCCGCACCCGCTGATCATCATCGCTGTCTTTGGCGTGTTCACCTGGGCGATCCAGCGCAACTGGAAAACCCCGCTGCTGATCGTGCTGGGGTTCCTGTTCATCCTCAATCAGGATTACTGGGAAGAAACCACCGAAAGCCTGACGCTGGTGCTGTCGGCCTGTGTGGTTTGCATGGGCGTCGGCGTTCCCATCGGCATCGCCGCGGCGCACCGCCCGCGCATGTACCGCTATATGGCACCAGTGCTGGATCTGATGCAGACGCTGCCCACCTTCGTCTATCTTATTCCCGCGATTGTCTTTTTCGGCATCGGCATGGTGCCGGGGCTGATCGCGACGGTGATCTTTGTCCTGCCCGCGCCGATCCGGCTGACGCAGCTTGGTATCGCCTCCACCCCGAAGGCGCTGCTTGAGGCCGCGCAGGCCTTTGGCGCGAAGCCCAGCCAGACGCTGTGGAAGATCGAACTGCCCTATGCGCTGCCGCAGATCATGACCGGTCTGAACCAGACGATCATGCTGTCGCTGTCGATGGTGGTGATCGCAGCGCTCGTGGGGGCTGATGGCCTTGGCGTGCCGGTGGTGCGCGCGCTTAATCAGGTGAACACGGGGCTTGGCTTTGAATCGGGGCTGATCATCGTCGTGGTCGCCATCATGCTGGACCGGATGCTACGGGTGACACGAAAATGAGCGATCAAATGACCAACCCCGCAAACGCCGTCGAATTCGACAATGTGTCCATCGTCTTTGGCCCGAAACCGGCCAAGGCGCTGCCCTTGATGGATGCTGGACAAGACCGTGCCGAAATCGAGGCCGAGACAGGGCAGATCCTCGGGGTGCATAACTGCACGCTTGACGTCAAACAGGGCGAGATCCTTGTGCTGATGGGCTTGTCCGGCTCGGGCAAATCCACCTTGCTGCGCGCGGTCAACGGGTTGAACCCGTTGGTGCGTGGATCGGTGCGGGTGCATGATGGCGACTGGAGCTGTGACGTCACCGCCAGCTCTGCCGCGGATCTGCGCCGCGTGCGCCGCGAATGTGTGTCGATGGTGTTCCAGCAGTTCGGATTGCTGCCGTGGCGCACGGTGCGCGACAACGTGGCCCTTGGGCTGGAACTGGCCGATGTCCCCAAACGCGAACGGCTTGAACGGGCAGAGGCGCAGCTTAGGCTCGTCGGTCTGGCCGATTGGGCCGGCCGCAAGGTCAGCGAGCTGTCGGGCGGGATGCAGCAACGTGTGGGGCTGGCCCGCGCCTTTGCCACCGAAGCCCCGATTCTGCTGATGGACGAGCCTTTCTCGGCCCTTGATCCGCTGATCCGCACCCGGCTGCAGGACGAGCTGCTTGATCTGCAACGCGAGTTGAAACGCACGATCATCTTCGTGAGTCACGATCTGGACGAAGCCTTCAAGCTGGGCGGGCGTATCGCGATTATGGAGGGCGGGCGCATCGTGCAATGCGGCACCCCGCGCGAGATTTTTTCGAACCCCGCGTCGGACTATGTGGCGGAATTCGTGGCCAATATGAACCCGCTTGGCGTGCTGACTGCCCGCGATGTGATGGGCCCGCCCGCCGCGACATCGGACGGGGCCGTCGCCGCCGAGACGCCGGTGGCCGAGCTGATTGGCAAGATCGGCGGTGATGCGCAGGCGATCCCCGTGGTCGAGGACGGAGAGACGATCGGCACCGTGACCGCAGGCAGTATCGTATCGCGCTTGCAGTCCGAATGATGCTTTGACCTCAGGCACTTGGCGGGTCATCACTGCGCCACAGGACCGCGCAGCGCAGGGGATGACAGGATGACGGATCAGGAAAGCTCGGGCCGCGAAAGCAATGCGCTTGGCGTGGCGGGTGTGCTTTTTGCGGGCATCGTCTGGGGCACCACCGGCACCGCCGCGACCTTTGCCCCTGACGTGAGTGCTGCGGCGATCGGTGCCGCGGCGATGGGGATCGGCGGCATCGGGCAGGCGCTGCTGGCGCTGCGGGGCATCGCCCATGCGCGTGCGCAGCTTTGGCAGCAGCGTGGGTTGCTGCTGCTGGGGGCCTTGGCGGTGATGATCTATCCGCTGGCGTTCTATGGCTCCATGCGGTTGGCGGGGGTGACCATCGGGACCGTCGTCACCATCGGCACCGCGCCCCTGTTTGCCGCGCTGATCGAGTATGTGATGGAGCGTTCCTTGCTGACCCTCCGGTGGAGCCTTGGCGCGCTGGCGGGCGTGGCGGGCATGGTGCTGATCTGTCTGGCCGAGGGCGGGCATGGGGCCGCGGGGGGCGTCAATGTGCCGCTGG contains:
- the choW gene encoding choline ABC transporter permease subunit, whose amino-acid sequence is MNWLTDNKIPIDDAAEAVFDWLLVNAGWLFDGLAVAMEWLIDAILWVLQTPHPLIIIAVFGVFTWAIQRNWKTPLLIVLGFLFILNQDYWEETTESLTLVLSACVVCMGVGVPIGIAAAHRPRMYRYMAPVLDLMQTLPTFVYLIPAIVFFGIGMVPGLIATVIFVLPAPIRLTQLGIASTPKALLEAAQAFGAKPSQTLWKIELPYALPQIMTGLNQTIMLSLSMVVIAALVGADGLGVPVVRALNQVNTGLGFESGLIIVVVAIMLDRMLRVTRK
- the choV gene encoding choline ABC transporter ATP-binding protein translates to MTNPANAVEFDNVSIVFGPKPAKALPLMDAGQDRAEIEAETGQILGVHNCTLDVKQGEILVLMGLSGSGKSTLLRAVNGLNPLVRGSVRVHDGDWSCDVTASSAADLRRVRRECVSMVFQQFGLLPWRTVRDNVALGLELADVPKRERLERAEAQLRLVGLADWAGRKVSELSGGMQQRVGLARAFATEAPILLMDEPFSALDPLIRTRLQDELLDLQRELKRTIIFVSHDLDEAFKLGGRIAIMEGGRIVQCGTPREIFSNPASDYVAEFVANMNPLGVLTARDVMGPPAATSDGAVAAETPVAELIGKIGGDAQAIPVVEDGETIGTVTAGSIVSRLQSE
- a CDS encoding DMT family transporter, with the protein product MTDQESSGRESNALGVAGVLFAGIVWGTTGTAATFAPDVSAAAIGAAAMGIGGIGQALLALRGIAHARAQLWQQRGLLLLGALAVMIYPLAFYGSMRLAGVTIGTVVTIGTAPLFAALIEYVMERSLLTLRWSLGALAGVAGMVLICLAEGGHGAAGGVNVPLGVVLGLLGGFTYALYSWTARAMMLRGLRSSVAMGATFGLGGLMLMPVLLATGGPLLASWGNAAVGLYMAFVPMFLGYICFGYGLSRVRASTATTLTLIEPVVAALLAVVVVGERLPPLGWAGVGLVVLCLLVLTVPTGRGAQPVAPIPPK